The following DNA comes from Salminus brasiliensis chromosome 21, fSalBra1.hap2, whole genome shotgun sequence.
CTCTCTTTCTTatgtttctctctccttctgacTCGTTGGCTTTCTccatatgtctctctctctctctttctttctctcttttatgtctctccttctcttttctttctctcctgtcTCCTTTCCTGTCCCTCTCTCCAGCCTCTCTATGACCCGAACTATAAGGTGGCGGTCCAGGCGGTGAAGCTAAAGAGGAATGTGGAGATGTATCAGTGGGTGGAGTATCAGGAAACGAGGTGGGTAAACGGAGCAGAGATCTGCTCCAACCAGACCTTCAAAGCCAAAAATCTCATTTAGCTGTCCCCACTTATTAGCCCAACTGTAGCCCATCAGTCAGGACATGTTTGGTTTCTGAGCTTCAGTTCTTTAGTTGTACACAGGAGCTACAAGTTCAGAAGCCTCTAATAGACTCatgtgctttctgacactgtaggaatcgctgttatctagaacatgggctGACGTACAGCTTTAACATGCTCGTCAGTTTCCTGTGTGTTGTCTCCTATACAATCTGACCTCACCGCATTTTCTCTCCATAAACAGGGAGTATAAAGAAGGTGACGAAACCAAAACGGAGACGACGTACACATACAGTGAGTTCCGCCtgaactctgtctctctcaacAGCCCATCAGAACAACTTtaatgtatccctccaccattttaatgatgcacaattttaaaaacatgttttaacgGAACTCAGTAAACTCTGTGAAACAGTGTCTGGGGCGTCAGGCAGTGCGTTCATGACCGTTTGGggtaataactttctgtgaggggGCTTTTGGAGGTTCGGCCGTCTACTTTTTCTACACTTTTACAAAATGGGGTTTtccaagggttctttaataaaggcagtggttctgttTAGGACTGGGAGAACTCAAATaactatttaaatgttttaatggttctttgtctgaGTTTGGTGTTCGGTCTTCAGTCTGTAGCTGTAAGATAATTTTAGAACTCTTTTAATCCAACCTAACCAAATCACCCCAAGTGACTCGGTCCTGTGACGCATCTTAACCAATTCTGAAAGAGAAAAAGTGGTGGAGTTGCCCTTATGTGCTTGTTTTCATATCTGGTCGTGTCTCTTGTTTAGATACGGAGTGGAAATCAGAGCTCATCAACAGCCGACATTTCGATCAAGAAATCGGACACATCAATCCCAGGTGCAGAGTTTTAGCTAATATCTCTCCCTTTAACTTcttatccatacacacacacacatacacacacacacacaggcacgaCTCACTCTCTAAATCAAGTGTGATAGTGAGTGTGGTGTGTTTGGCAGTGCGATGGCGGTGGAGAGTGTGACAGTAGTAGCCCCTGAGGTTTGGGTTGGACACTTCTTCCTCTCCAAAGGTATTTACTGACCACGTCTTTCCCCTTCAGCCAAATCCATAAAGTTTTGATGTTCCGATTCTCTTCAGGattgcatatatgtgtgtatcatgtatatatgtgtgtgtgcgtgtgtgtgtctgtgtctgcagGGCTGATCGATCAGGTTAATAATTTCCAAATGCTGCATCTGGGTGGGCTTCCTGTTACTGACCCATTCCTCACAGTCTACGAAGATCATTTCTACCACACTGCCAACCCCCGGAGACCAGAGGCAAATACACCCcctacccccctcccccctcacaCGTTTACATGCAGGCTGATAATCCGTTAATAATCCGTCTGATAGCTCAATCTGAATAAAATACGTCCAACAGCCACACGCATTATAACTGGAATAGAGGCTCTTCCAGCATTCTCTGCCATGGCGAGATAATCCTTAAATACCGCAAGCTAACATGCTGACCGTAAACTGTACTGTAACTACACTAACCTGGAGCTATTTAAAGAGCTAATTCAGTTAGTTGGAAACATGCTAATGCATAATGCTAACAAGGTTCACTGATTTCTTAGGCACTGAAGTATAAGGCGGCGCAGGCAGCAAGGCTTTCAGAGAGCGCCCTTCAGTTTCCGACTAGCCTAACTGTGAAGCTGGTTACTGCAAGCTAATACCCTATCCCTAAGCTTATGCGCTAGCCCCGAACTAACAcgctaaccacaagctaatgcGCTTGCCTTGaggcacatgcacacacccagtctcacacacacacaccccaccaccacccccacttagtctcacacacacatacacaccaccacCCACACCCATATTTATGCCATTAGcagtgcagacacacacagcctcgGAGATTTTACAGTCAagttattctctctctctctctctcacacacacacacacacacacacacacacacacacacacacacacacacacacacacacaattcctgatgaaaaatccagctttGGATCTTTTTGTTCTCTGATGGTCAGCATGCTTGAGAAAATGGTCATCATTTCGGCGAAAGCATACCCTATACAGATAATCCAGCCGGCTAaccagctcctgaccagcacAGTGATTCTTGCTTTTGATTTTGGTCAAGCCtgatcaagctggtcaaccagcatggtcttGCTAGTCAAGGTGGTCAACCAGCCTGGTCGTGCTGATCATCTTGGTAGTCTAGCCTGGTCAGGGTTAGTCaggcttgtagaccagctaaaccttcAAACTCAAGCTGTTTTTGTCAGTAGtcttgactgtgtgtgtgtgtgtgtgtgtgtgtgtgtgtaggttggaGATGTTCGTGTGAGTTTCTCTTATGCTGGGCTCAGTGGTGAAGGCTCTTGGCCTGGACCAGCTCAGACAGTGAGTACCGCTAACCGCTAGCAGCACTCTGCTAACACACGTCCTCATAGACACCTCCACTCACCGTTTACAGCTCGAAGAGCTACACGACTGATGTAGCTAACAACTGATGACAACTTGTACCCTACACCTTTTAGCCTGTTTagttataaaaaacaaattgcagcgcatacatttatttacagtcaAAATATTACCGTAAAGATATGCTAacatactttagtccatatttAGAAATGTGTAGCCGGTCAGTCATGGTTGAGGTCTGAAATTTGCTTTTTTGatttttacactggagctacaaagcaAATTAATGTagctgggtgtgtttgtttacgtctgtgtttttatgctagctagctatgctatCATGGTTTAGCCcatattagcaccatgctaatgtGTTCCATTACCTAGTTGGCTACATTAGGCTCATAGCTTCAGTGCTCATACGAAATAGGCCAACAACAGATGACATGAGGTAAATTATCCAGTATGCATATTGATAAATGCATGCACTCATAGGAACTGATCAAGGTGATTGGCTGTATTGGCATGAGTGGTCAGTACTGGTTTTACTGATGCTGAGCGTATGCCGTGTGGCTCGTGGTGTAGGTCAGTGTGGTGGCCATGCAGAAGGAAGAGAGACTGATGCCCTTCAAAACTCGATCTGGAGACACTCTGGAGATACTCTACCTGGAGGAGCTCACtgctaaggtgtgtgtgtgtgtgtgtgtgtgtgtgtgtcatcattTCTAATAATTGAATAATCTGATGTTCTTGCTGatgtattgattgattgattaagtgattgacagctaCGGTTACTGATAGGAAGCCAAATATGACCTAATATTATCTTCATTTATTAGTTCTTCTACTGATGTCTAGGTTCGGTGACTTGGTGatgtttttggtgtgtgtgtgtgtgtgtttgtataggaGGTGTTTGATAAAGAGCATCAACTGAATGTTATGAAGACATGGGCTCTGAGGGTTGGCGGATGGTTGCTCATGTTCCTTGGcatcagtttgaccacacgcATCATCTACACACttggtaaaacacacacactcatactcatGTTTACATTAGAGATCTGCAGGGGCATGAAAATGAAGCCCAAACCTGACCTGTACTCTTTAAGCTTAAGACCTGACTTGAGCTCAGGCTCAACTGGCACTTTGAATGCGTATGTAGAATATAATGAtgtgagagcgagcgagagacacatggagagagagaaaaagtgcaggagagagggaggaagaataTACACCTCTTTTATATACACAAATACCAGCTGTCATCAGGAAGTAGCCAGTTCTGTCCgcggtgatgccacagccatacgTAATTAGGGCTTGcagagagcataactgtcctcttttctctgggtgggtagggcAGTCCTCCTTCCATCTTCTCCTCCATCGTATTTGGGTGGGGGTCATTTTCAGCTCTGCAGTGAAATTGACATGGTGGTGGAgagctggtatgagtggatcagacacagcagtgctgctggggtttttaaataatgtttccACTCACCGTCAACTCTATTAGACACCCCACCTAGtgggtccaccttgtagatttaaagtcagagacaaaagctctgtatctgttgtatttgtgttggtcatcctctagttcttcatcagtggtcacaggatgctgcccacaggacgctgttggctggatatttctgattGGTGGACAGTTcttagtccagcagtgatgctgaggtgtttaaaaactccagcagcactgctgtgtgtgatcCACTGACACGCAAGTGTCACTGCAGAGCTGAGAATGACCAACCACCCAAATagtacctgctctgtggtggtcagttctatgaggtcctgaccattgaaaaacagggagaaaggaggttacagtatgcagagaaacagtctgggattatagaactacacagtggaGCTGATCTGATGGGCCGAGATCATTCCagaccaggggtggtcatagtATTCTGGTATAATATACTAGACAATATGCtttttaagtattttatttaataactttattataatgggatatttgtgtgtgtgtgtgtgtgtgtaagtaaatgtatccacactgctgtgtttgtgtctgcaGTGGACTGGGTTCCTGTGCTGAGGGAGCTGGTGTCCGTGGGGTTGAAGGTGTTCGCTCTG
Coding sequences within:
- the LOC140542758 gene encoding transmembrane protein 43; the protein is MSVPFSGMEGRDQHSRIHTRPNPGFLERLGETMGGMVVGVGLFFVSFYVLFTNEGRAIRTAASLDEGLSQVLSLHPDMYVDPQNNNRLVHLSSPLRTSQPLYDPNYKVAVQAVKLKRNVEMYQWVEYQETREYKEGDETKTETTYTYNTEWKSELINSRHFDQEIGHINPSAMAVESVTVVAPEVWVGHFFLSKGLIDQVNNFQMLHLGGLPVTDPFLTVYEDHFYHTANPRRPEVGDVRVSFSYAGLSGEGSWPGPAQTVSVVAMQKEERLMPFKTRSGDTLEILYLEELTAKEVFDKEHQLNVMKTWALRVGGWLLMFLGISLTTRIIYTLVDWVPVLRELVSVGLKVFALCVSCCLSLLTIAVGWLFYRPLLAGLIAALAFVPILIARSRAVNKKHQ